A region from the Polaribacter sp. Hel1_33_78 genome encodes:
- a CDS encoding VWA domain-containing protein, whose product MSFFQENKNVLNLIKNLNDNIDLKKKFELSNFSFGAALQVTDSFSFLENQTNISEAILGVNELHKDKIAPIILLTDGNQTIGSDYEFLNSKQPIYPIVIGDTAKYVDLKITQLNSNKYSYIKNKFPVEIILNYEGDKSITSQFSIFTDGKTIFRKNVRFSPSKKSVTIVANLNASKEGLQYFTASIRKLTNEKNIKNNIKNFSVEVIDEQTKILVLSSVIHPDIGTLKKSIERNKQRSVDFFLIDKFKNELIDYELVILYQPNNKFNSIFTQIKQNNRNFFMISGANTDWNFINENQLGFRKIAINQTENYGAIYNDSFLTFLQEDIGFNNYPPLKDKFGEVSISKEHQILLHQNINGIQTKQPLLVNFDVNNQKSAVLFGEGIWKWRAASFLTTNSFEEFDKFTGSLVQFLASNKKRDRLEVAAENIYPANSTVNISAFYTDKNYRFDARATLELLITNKETREVIKIPFSLINNSYQLEIENLTSGEYTYRVEVLDQDIHKYGRFKITEYQIEEQFTNANVNKLKQLATKTGGKLFYKNQIDDLKNELLENKSFYTVQKSSVKQQNLIDWKWILFFVISLITAEWFIRKFHGKI is encoded by the coding sequence GTGTCTTTTTTTCAGGAGAATAAAAACGTCTTAAATTTAATTAAGAATTTAAATGACAATATTGATTTAAAAAAGAAATTTGAGCTTAGCAATTTTTCTTTTGGTGCTGCTTTACAAGTAACGGATAGCTTTAGTTTTTTGGAAAATCAAACTAATATTTCAGAAGCAATACTTGGGGTAAATGAATTACATAAAGATAAAATTGCACCTATTATTTTACTTACTGATGGCAACCAAACGATAGGATCAGATTATGAATTCCTAAATTCTAAACAACCTATTTACCCTATTGTTATTGGTGATACTGCTAAGTATGTTGATTTAAAAATTACGCAGCTAAATTCTAACAAATACAGTTATATAAAGAATAAATTTCCTGTTGAAATAATTTTAAATTATGAAGGTGATAAAAGTATAACTTCACAGTTTTCAATCTTCACTGATGGAAAAACAATTTTTAGAAAAAATGTTCGTTTTTCACCTTCTAAAAAATCAGTAACGATAGTGGCAAATTTAAATGCTTCTAAAGAAGGTCTGCAATATTTTACAGCTTCTATTAGAAAACTCACAAATGAAAAAAACATCAAAAATAACATTAAGAATTTTTCAGTAGAGGTTATAGATGAACAAACAAAAATTCTTGTTTTAAGTTCAGTTATACACCCAGATATTGGCACTCTAAAAAAGTCAATAGAGCGCAATAAACAGCGATCTGTAGATTTTTTTTTAATTGATAAATTTAAAAATGAATTAATTGATTATGAATTAGTTATATTATATCAACCAAACAATAAGTTTAATTCTATATTTACCCAAATAAAACAAAATAATAGAAATTTTTTCATGATTTCTGGTGCAAATACAGATTGGAATTTTATTAATGAAAATCAATTAGGTTTTAGAAAGATAGCAATTAATCAAACAGAAAATTATGGTGCAATTTATAATGATTCATTTTTAACTTTTTTACAAGAGGATATTGGTTTTAATAATTATCCCCCATTAAAAGATAAATTCGGAGAAGTTTCTATTTCTAAAGAGCATCAAATCTTATTGCACCAAAATATTAACGGAATTCAAACCAAACAACCTTTATTGGTCAATTTTGATGTGAATAATCAAAAATCTGCAGTTTTATTTGGAGAAGGAATTTGGAAATGGAGAGCTGCCAGTTTTCTAACGACCAATTCTTTTGAAGAATTTGATAAGTTTACAGGAAGTTTAGTCCAATTTTTGGCATCTAATAAAAAGAGAGATCGTTTAGAAGTAGCCGCAGAAAATATCTATCCTGCAAATTCAACGGTCAATATTTCAGCATTTTATACAGATAAAAACTATCGATTTGATGCAAGAGCAACTTTAGAATTATTGATAACAAATAAAGAAACAAGAGAAGTTATAAAAATTCCTTTTTCATTAATTAACAATTCTTATCAATTAGAGATAGAGAACCTAACTTCCGGAGAATATACCTATAGAGTTGAGGTTTTAGATCAGGATATTCATAAATATGGGCGTTTTAAAATTACCGAATATCAAATTGAAGAGCAGTTTACAAATGCTAATGTAAATAAGTTAAAACAATTGGCTACAAAAACAGGGGGGAAACTGTTTTATAAAAATCAGATTGATGATTTAAAAAATGAACTTTTAGAAAATAAATCTTTTTATACAGTTCAAAAATCATCAGTTAAACAACAAAATTTAATTGATTGGAAATGGATTTTATTTTTTGTAATTTCTTTAATTACAGCGGAATGGTTCATTAGAAAATTTCATGGTAAAATTTAA
- the fabG gene encoding 3-oxoacyl-[acyl-carrier-protein] reductase, whose protein sequence is MKLLENKSAIITGATRGIGRGIAVEFAKQGANVAFTYSSSVDAANALEEELKSFGVSAKGYQSNAANFDAAQELAKEVQKEFGSIDILVNNAGITKDNLLMRISEADFDKVIEVNLKSVFNLTKAVIRPMMKQRSGSIINMSSVVGLKGNAGQTNYAASKAGIVGFSKSVALELGSRNVRSNVIAPGFIETEMTGKLDEATVQSWRDAIPLKRGGKPEDIANACVFLASDMSSYITGQTLSVDGGMLT, encoded by the coding sequence ATGAAATTACTAGAAAATAAATCAGCAATTATTACTGGTGCAACTAGAGGAATTGGACGTGGAATAGCAGTTGAATTTGCAAAACAAGGTGCAAATGTTGCTTTTACATATAGTTCTTCGGTAGATGCTGCAAATGCTTTAGAAGAAGAATTAAAATCTTTTGGAGTTTCTGCGAAAGGATACCAATCAAATGCAGCAAATTTTGATGCAGCCCAAGAATTGGCCAAAGAAGTTCAAAAAGAATTTGGTTCAATAGATATTTTAGTAAATAATGCAGGAATTACAAAAGATAATTTGTTAATGCGTATTTCTGAAGCAGATTTTGATAAAGTAATTGAGGTAAATTTAAAATCAGTTTTTAATTTAACAAAAGCTGTGATTAGACCAATGATGAAGCAAAGATCAGGTTCTATTATAAATATGAGTTCTGTGGTTGGTTTAAAAGGAAATGCTGGTCAAACAAATTATGCGGCATCTAAAGCAGGTATCGTAGGTTTTTCAAAATCTGTAGCTTTAGAATTAGGTTCAAGAAACGTCAGAAGTAATGTAATAGCGCCTGGATTTATAGAAACAGAAATGACAGGAAAATTAGATGAAGCAACTGTACAAAGTTGGAGAGATGCTATTCCACTAAAAAGAGGAGGAAAGCCTGAAGATATTGCAAATGCATGCGTATTTTTAGCTTCTGATATGAGTTCTTATATTACTGGACAAACTTTGTCTGTTGATGGTGGAATGCTTACATAA
- the sucD gene encoding succinate--CoA ligase subunit alpha, with the protein MSVLVNKNSKIIVQGFTGSEGTFHAGQMIDYGTNVVGGVTPGKGGQKHLDQPVFNTVAEAVEKVGADTSIIFVPPAFAADAIMESADAGIKVIICITEGIPTADMVKVKAYIDNKDTRLVGPNCPGVITPSEAKVGIMPGFIFKKGRVGIVSKSGTLTYEAADQVVKQGFGISTAIGIGGDPIIGTTTKEAVELLMNDDETEAIVMIGEIGGNLEAEAAQWIKADGNRKPVVGFIAGQTAPAGRTMGHAGAIVGGADDTAQAKMKILAENGIHVVSSPAKIGEMVSSVLK; encoded by the coding sequence ATGAGTGTTTTAGTAAATAAAAATTCAAAAATTATTGTACAAGGTTTTACGGGTAGTGAAGGCACTTTTCACGCCGGTCAAATGATTGACTATGGAACTAATGTTGTTGGTGGTGTAACACCAGGTAAGGGAGGTCAAAAACACTTAGATCAGCCAGTTTTTAATACAGTTGCAGAGGCTGTTGAAAAAGTAGGAGCAGATACTTCAATTATTTTTGTACCACCAGCTTTTGCTGCTGATGCAATTATGGAATCTGCAGATGCAGGAATTAAAGTAATTATTTGTATTACTGAAGGAATTCCTACTGCGGACATGGTAAAAGTAAAAGCATATATTGATAATAAAGATACTAGATTAGTTGGTCCAAATTGCCCTGGAGTAATCACTCCAAGTGAAGCTAAAGTTGGAATTATGCCAGGTTTTATCTTTAAAAAAGGTAGAGTTGGTATTGTTTCTAAATCAGGCACATTAACCTATGAGGCTGCGGATCAAGTTGTAAAACAAGGTTTTGGAATATCTACTGCAATTGGTATTGGAGGAGATCCAATCATTGGAACGACTACAAAAGAAGCTGTTGAATTGCTGATGAATGATGATGAAACAGAAGCAATTGTAATGATTGGTGAAATTGGTGGAAATTTAGAGGCAGAAGCTGCGCAATGGATTAAAGCTGATGGTAATAGAAAACCAGTTGTAGGCTTTATTGCAGGTCAAACTGCACCCGCAGGAAGAACAATGGGACATGCTGGAGCAATTGTTGGCGGAGCTGATGATACTGCGCAAGCAAAAATGAAAATTTTAGCAGAAAACGGAATACATGTAGTTAGTTCTCCAGCAAAAATTGGAGAAATGGTTTCAAGTGTCTTAAAATAA
- a CDS encoding UDP-3-O-(3-hydroxymyristoyl)glucosamine N-acyltransferase, with product MNFKRIHTLIEIAQILNCEFVGDASSSIKGMNEIHVVEKGDIVFVDHPKYYKKALESAATTILINKRVDCPEGKSLLISEDPFRDFNKLTINFNPFIASKKSISETVVIGLGAIIQPNVFIGSNVKIGKNSVIHPNVTIYDNIVIGNNVTIHANTVLGADAFYYKNRPEGYDKLISGGRVVLEDNVDLGASCTIDRGVTGDTIIKEGTKIDNQVHVGHDTVIGKKCLIASQTGIAGCVIIEDEVTIWGQVGTNSGITIGKGAIILGQTGVTKSVAGGKSYFGTPISESREKLKEMAEIKRFLKDRKNS from the coding sequence TTGAATTTTAAAAGAATACATACTTTAATAGAAATTGCTCAAATTTTGAATTGTGAGTTTGTTGGTGATGCCTCTTCTTCTATAAAAGGTATGAATGAAATTCATGTAGTAGAAAAAGGAGATATCGTTTTTGTGGATCATCCAAAATATTACAAGAAAGCTCTAGAATCAGCTGCAACAACTATATTGATTAACAAAAGAGTAGATTGTCCAGAGGGGAAATCACTTTTAATTTCCGAAGACCCTTTTCGAGATTTTAATAAATTAACAATTAATTTCAATCCATTTATTGCCTCTAAAAAAAGTATATCTGAGACTGTAGTTATAGGTTTAGGCGCAATTATACAGCCTAATGTTTTTATTGGTAGCAATGTGAAAATTGGTAAAAACTCTGTAATTCATCCCAATGTTACAATTTATGATAATATAGTTATTGGAAATAATGTAACGATACACGCAAATACAGTTTTAGGTGCTGATGCTTTTTATTACAAAAATAGGCCAGAAGGTTATGATAAACTTATTTCTGGAGGAAGAGTTGTCTTGGAAGATAATGTAGATTTAGGAGCTTCTTGTACAATAGACAGAGGGGTTACAGGAGATACCATAATTAAAGAAGGAACAAAAATAGATAACCAAGTTCATGTTGGACATGATACAGTTATTGGTAAAAAATGCTTAATAGCTTCACAAACTGGTATCGCTGGCTGTGTTATTATTGAAGATGAAGTAACTATTTGGGGGCAAGTCGGGACAAATAGTGGTATAACAATTGGCAAAGGAGCTATCATATTAGGTCAAACAGGAGTAACAAAGTCGGTAGCAGGAGGAAAAAGTTATTTTGGAACTCCGATTTCAGAATCTAGAGAGAAATTAAAAGAAATGGCAGAAATAAAACGTTTTCTAAAAGATAGAAAGAATTCCTAA
- the efp gene encoding elongation factor P has protein sequence MATTSDIRNGLCIRYNNDIYKIIEFLHVKPGKGPAFVRTKLKSVTNGKVVDNTFPAGRKIDDVRVETHKFQYLYNDGEFYHFMNEQDYSQIRLLESALDVPELMKEGETVTIIINSEDDMPLSVDMPASVILEVTHTEPGVKGNTATNATKPATVESGATVNVPLFINEGDKIKIETTKGTYQERIKE, from the coding sequence ATGGCAACTACATCAGATATTAGAAACGGATTATGCATTAGATATAATAATGATATATATAAAATTATAGAATTTTTACATGTAAAGCCAGGTAAAGGTCCAGCATTTGTTCGAACAAAATTGAAAAGTGTTACGAATGGAAAAGTGGTAGATAACACATTTCCTGCAGGTAGAAAAATAGATGATGTAAGAGTTGAAACACATAAGTTTCAATATTTATATAACGATGGTGAGTTTTATCATTTTATGAACGAACAAGATTACTCTCAAATTCGTTTATTAGAGAGTGCTCTCGATGTTCCTGAATTAATGAAGGAAGGAGAAACTGTTACTATTATCATTAATTCTGAAGATGATATGCCGTTATCTGTTGATATGCCCGCTAGTGTAATTTTGGAAGTAACACATACGGAGCCTGGTGTAAAAGGAAATACAGCTACTAATGCAACAAAACCTGCAACTGTTGAAAGCGGTGCCACAGTAAACGTGCCTTTATTTATTAATGAAGGAGATAAAATTAAAATTGAAACTACAAAAGGAACGTATCAAGAGCGTATTAAAGAATAA
- the lpxA gene encoding acyl-ACP--UDP-N-acetylglucosamine O-acyltransferase, translated as MNQPLAYVHPQAKIARNVVIEPFTTIHNNVVIGSGTWIGSNVTIMEGARIGKNCRIFPGSVISAIPQDLKFDDEETTVEIGDNVTIRECVTINRGTKDRMKTTVGNNCLIMAYCHIAHDCFVGDNCILSNNTTLAGHVTIGDNVVLAGMVAVHQFASVGKHAFVTGGSLVRKDVPPYVKAAREPLSYVGINSVGLRRRGYSTEKIREIQNIFRILFQKNYNYTQAIDIIEAEMEATTERDEIIQFIKDSHRGIMKGYFNVN; from the coding sequence ATGAATCAACCATTAGCATATGTACACCCTCAAGCAAAAATTGCGAGAAATGTAGTAATAGAACCTTTTACAACAATACATAACAACGTAGTTATTGGTTCTGGAACTTGGATTGGTTCTAACGTTACTATTATGGAGGGTGCAAGGATCGGTAAAAATTGTAGAATTTTTCCTGGCTCAGTAATCTCCGCAATTCCACAAGACCTGAAGTTTGATGATGAAGAAACTACTGTAGAAATAGGAGATAATGTTACCATTAGAGAATGTGTAACCATAAACAGAGGCACGAAAGATAGAATGAAAACGACAGTTGGTAATAACTGCTTAATAATGGCTTATTGTCATATTGCACATGACTGTTTTGTTGGAGATAATTGTATTTTATCTAACAATACAACCTTAGCAGGGCATGTAACGATTGGTGATAATGTAGTGTTAGCAGGAATGGTTGCTGTACATCAATTTGCGTCTGTAGGAAAACACGCATTTGTTACCGGTGGATCTTTGGTTAGAAAAGATGTCCCTCCTTATGTTAAAGCAGCAAGAGAACCACTATCTTATGTAGGTATTAACTCTGTAGGACTAAGAAGAAGAGGATATTCGACAGAAAAAATAAGAGAAATTCAAAATATATTTAGAATTTTATTTCAGAAAAATTATAATTATACGCAAGCAATTGATATTATAGAAGCAGAAATGGAAGCAACTACTGAACGTGATGAAATTATACAATTTATAAAAGATTCACATAGAGGAATTATGAAAGGGTACTTCAATGTAAATTAA
- a CDS encoding bifunctional UDP-3-O-[3-hydroxymyristoyl] N-acetylglucosamine deacetylase/3-hydroxyacyl-ACP dehydratase, which produces MIKKQKTIKSEITLSGVGLHTGNTVSMTLKPAPINHGFAFSRVDLEGSPTIEAKAEYVVTTQRGTNLEKNGVKIQTSEHVLAAAVGLDIDNLLIEIDASEPPIMDGSSKYFVEALEKAGLEEQDAYIEEYVVKEVISYRDEKTGSEIILMPSDEYQVTTMVDFGTKILGTQNATLDHISEFKEEIADARTFSFLHEIEMLLENDLIKGGDLNNAIVYVDKELSESTMQKLKKAFKKDDIAVKPNGILDNLTLHWANEAARHKLLDVIGDLALIGIRIKGKVIANKPGHLINTQFAKKLAKIIKAEKRNYVPQYDLNLPPLLDIHQIMDILPHRPPFLLVDRIIELSDKHVVGMKNVTMNEGFFIGHFPGSPVMPGVLQVEAMAQCGGILVLSTVPDPENYLTYFMKMDKVKFKQKVLPGDTLIFKAELITPIRRGICHMQAYAYANGKLVAEAELMAQIARKK; this is translated from the coding sequence ATGATTAAGAAACAAAAGACTATAAAATCAGAAATTACTTTATCGGGTGTAGGTTTACACACGGGTAATACTGTATCAATGACATTAAAACCGGCTCCTATAAATCATGGTTTTGCTTTTAGTAGAGTAGACCTTGAAGGCTCTCCAACTATAGAAGCAAAAGCGGAGTATGTTGTAACTACTCAAAGAGGAACAAATCTTGAGAAAAATGGTGTTAAAATTCAAACTTCAGAGCATGTTTTAGCAGCAGCAGTTGGTTTAGATATTGATAATTTATTAATAGAAATTGATGCTTCAGAACCACCAATAATGGATGGTTCATCTAAATATTTTGTTGAAGCTTTAGAAAAAGCGGGTTTAGAGGAACAAGATGCATACATCGAAGAATACGTTGTGAAAGAAGTTATTTCATATAGAGATGAAAAAACAGGAAGTGAAATTATTTTAATGCCTTCTGATGAATATCAAGTAACGACGATGGTAGATTTTGGTACCAAAATATTGGGAACTCAAAATGCTACTTTAGATCATATTTCTGAATTTAAAGAAGAAATTGCAGATGCAAGAACATTCAGTTTTTTGCATGAAATTGAAATGCTGTTAGAAAATGATTTAATTAAAGGAGGAGATTTAAATAATGCAATTGTATATGTTGATAAAGAATTATCAGAAAGTACAATGCAAAAATTAAAGAAAGCATTTAAAAAAGATGATATTGCTGTAAAGCCAAATGGGATTTTAGACAACTTAACTTTGCATTGGGCAAATGAAGCAGCTCGTCATAAATTATTAGATGTTATTGGTGATTTAGCTTTAATTGGAATACGTATAAAGGGTAAAGTAATTGCAAATAAACCAGGTCATTTAATAAATACCCAGTTTGCTAAGAAATTGGCAAAAATCATAAAAGCAGAAAAGAGAAATTATGTTCCGCAATATGACTTAAATTTACCACCTTTATTAGATATTCATCAAATTATGGATATTCTTCCTCATAGACCACCTTTTTTATTGGTAGATAGAATTATAGAGCTTTCAGATAAACACGTTGTTGGTATGAAAAATGTTACTATGAATGAAGGTTTTTTCATAGGTCATTTTCCTGGTTCGCCAGTGATGCCAGGAGTTTTACAAGTTGAAGCGATGGCGCAATGTGGTGGAATTTTAGTGTTAAGTACTGTTCCTGACCCGGAAAATTATTTAACATATTTCATGAAAATGGATAAAGTTAAATTTAAACAAAAAGTTTTACCAGGGGATACATTAATTTTTAAAGCGGAATTAATTACTCCCATAAGAAGAGGAATTTGTCATATGCAGGCTTATGCTTATGCAAATGGAAAATTAGTTGCAGAAGCAGAATTAATGGCACAAATTGCTAGAAAAAAATAA
- the lpxD gene encoding UDP-3-O-(3-hydroxymyristoyl)glucosamine N-acyltransferase, translating to MKFTAQQIADILEGEVVGNPDEEVSKLSKIEEGEKGSLTFLSNPKYNPFLYTTNASIAIVDKTFQPEKQIATTLIKVENAYKSFSKLLEFYNEVKNNKMGREAPQFIADSAEIGDDEYIGAFSYIGENVIIGANVKIYPNCYIGDNSIIGDHCVIFSGVKIYSETQIGNHCKIHSGCIIGSDGFGFAPNGAGEYKAIPQIGNVIIEDHVDIGAASTIDRATLGSTIIREGVKLDNQIQIAHNVEIGKNTVIAAQTGIAGSTKIGENCMIGGQVGFAGHLIIGNNVKIQGQSGITKNLKDGEKVQGTPAMKYSDYSKSYVYFRNLPKIAASVHKIEKELNAQNQ from the coding sequence ATGAAATTTACAGCACAACAAATAGCAGATATTTTAGAAGGAGAAGTAGTCGGTAATCCTGATGAAGAAGTTTCTAAGCTATCAAAAATAGAAGAGGGAGAGAAAGGGTCTTTAACTTTTTTATCGAACCCCAAGTACAATCCTTTTTTGTACACAACAAATGCTTCTATTGCTATCGTCGATAAAACTTTTCAGCCAGAAAAACAAATTGCTACAACTTTAATAAAAGTAGAAAATGCTTATAAATCTTTTTCTAAATTATTAGAATTTTATAATGAAGTAAAGAATAATAAGATGGGCAGGGAAGCGCCTCAATTTATAGCTGATTCAGCAGAAATTGGTGATGATGAATATATAGGTGCCTTTTCTTACATTGGAGAGAATGTTATCATTGGTGCTAATGTTAAAATTTATCCTAACTGTTATATAGGCGATAATAGTATTATTGGTGATCATTGTGTTATTTTTTCTGGAGTTAAAATTTATTCAGAAACACAAATAGGAAATCATTGTAAAATTCATTCAGGATGTATAATTGGTTCTGATGGTTTTGGTTTTGCGCCGAATGGAGCGGGAGAATATAAAGCAATTCCGCAAATAGGAAATGTAATTATAGAAGATCATGTAGATATAGGTGCTGCATCAACAATAGACAGAGCAACTTTAGGTTCAACTATTATTAGAGAAGGTGTAAAGTTAGACAACCAAATACAAATTGCGCATAATGTAGAAATTGGAAAAAACACGGTAATTGCTGCACAAACAGGTATTGCGGGTTCAACCAAAATAGGAGAAAATTGTATGATTGGCGGGCAAGTTGGTTTTGCGGGGCATTTAATTATTGGTAATAATGTGAAAATTCAAGGTCAATCTGGAATTACCAAAAATTTAAAAGATGGAGAAAAGGTCCAAGGTACGCCAGCAATGAAATATTCAGATTACAGCAAATCATACGTTTATTTTAGAAATTTACCAAAGATTGCAGCATCGGTTCATAAAATTGAAAAAGAATTGAATGCTCAAAATCAATAA
- a CDS encoding HD domain-containing protein has product MKRQTPNKLKILNDPIYGFIQIPNSLIFDIIEHPYFQRLRRISQMGFSNLVYPGANHTRFHHALGCIHLMQKAIRVLRFKQIEITKEEEKALCIAILLHDIGHGAFSHALEHSIVHGISHEEISLKFMKKLNDEFDGKLDLAIEIFEGNYHRKFFYQLISSQLDIDRLDYLKRDSFYTGVTEGNISSDRLIVMMNVNDDQLVIEQKGIYSVEKFLIARRLMYWQVYLHKTGLVAEHMLVNVLLRAKELAEKGDELFASTSLRYFLYNEINQDNFTDETLEMFSKLDDYDILSAIKEWTNHEDKVLSLLSQMIVDRKLLRIEIQKDAFDVDQINKKISKYSKKLNLSEEETNSFVFSQEIKNQAYNSEKPIFILNKKGKLKDIAKASDQFNIQALTKPVIKHFICYPK; this is encoded by the coding sequence TTGAAGAGACAAACACCAAATAAATTAAAAATTTTAAATGATCCAATTTATGGGTTTATTCAAATTCCGAATTCGTTAATTTTTGACATAATAGAACATCCTTATTTTCAGCGTTTAAGAAGGATTTCACAAATGGGTTTTTCAAATTTGGTGTATCCTGGAGCAAATCATACACGTTTTCATCATGCTTTAGGATGCATACATTTAATGCAAAAAGCCATAAGAGTTTTAAGATTTAAGCAAATTGAAATTACGAAGGAAGAAGAAAAAGCTTTATGCATTGCTATTTTGTTGCATGATATTGGTCATGGAGCATTCTCTCATGCTTTAGAGCATAGTATTGTGCATGGAATTTCACATGAAGAAATTTCATTAAAATTCATGAAAAAGTTAAATGATGAATTTGATGGAAAATTAGATTTAGCAATTGAAATATTTGAAGGAAATTATCATCGTAAATTTTTTTATCAACTTATTTCTAGTCAATTAGATATTGATAGATTAGATTATTTAAAAAGAGATAGTTTTTACACTGGAGTTACGGAAGGCAATATTTCATCAGACAGATTAATCGTTATGATGAATGTTAATGACGATCAATTAGTGATTGAACAAAAGGGAATTTATTCTGTAGAGAAATTTTTGATTGCTAGAAGATTAATGTATTGGCAAGTATACTTGCATAAAACAGGTTTGGTGGCAGAACATATGTTGGTAAATGTTTTACTACGAGCTAAAGAATTAGCAGAAAAAGGAGATGAATTGTTCGCAAGTACTTCTTTAAGATATTTTTTATACAATGAAATAAATCAAGATAATTTTACAGATGAAACTTTAGAAATGTTTTCTAAATTAGATGATTATGATATTTTATCAGCCATAAAAGAATGGACAAACCATGAAGATAAAGTACTTTCTTTACTGTCTCAAATGATTGTTGATAGAAAATTACTACGCATTGAAATTCAGAAAGATGCTTTTGATGTTGATCAAATCAATAAAAAAATAAGCAAGTATTCAAAGAAATTAAATTTATCTGAAGAAGAAACTAATTCCTTTGTTTTTTCGCAAGAAATTAAAAATCAAGCTTATAATTCAGAAAAACCAATATTTATCTTAAATAAAAAAGGAAAGTTAAAAGATATCGCCAAAGCATCTGATCAATTCAATATACAAGCCTTAACAAAACCTGTAATAAAACATTTTATTTGCTATCCAAAGTAA